tacgttacatccccagaaACTTATTTATGTAGTAACTGGatctttgtaccttttgactacattcacccattttgccccacactcacacactcctAGCAACCATTGACATGTTCTCTATTTCTGAGAGTTAGGTTTTCTTAGATTCtctatataagtgagatcatacataaatgagataattctcGATAAAGATTTAGCACAGAGCCACACTCAGAGTAAGCAATCtgtgctttattattttattgtcattatttgacaTTCCAAGAACCTTAAACACAAATTATTTAACTCCATTTCTACTTTAAAACCAAgagtatttcaaaaaataaatctaacCATTCAAACTTCCAAGCAACTGAGTCAAATATTGAGTTAAGGCTTTCCACATTTCttcaaggaagaatttttttaacattacaaATTGAAAAAAGTGTTCAttgtaaaaagaaattagaaaatagagatataaaaataaaagatgtccaCTCAAAACCCTGCACACAAATGtctgtagcagctttattcataattgccaaaacttagaagcgacaaagatgtcctttagtaggtgagtggataaataaactgtgatacatccagataatggaatactattcaggacttaaaagaaatgagctaccaaatCATGAAAAAacacagaggaaccttaaatgcatactactcagtgaaaaaagccaatccaaaAAGATTGTGctgtatgactccaactatatgacatcctggaaaagacaacactatggagacagtaaaaagatcagtggttaccaggggttatgagaaagggagggatgaataggcagatcacagaggatttttagggcagtgaaactattctatatgatactataatggtggtaTATGTCATTAcacttttgtccaaacccatagaacgtacaacaccaagaattAACCGAAATGTAAATTACGGATTTTTGGgcgataatgatgtgtcaatctaggttcatcagttgcaacaaatgtaccactctggagGAGGGTGTTGATAGCTGAGGAGGCTGTGCCTGTGGGAGCAGAGGGCATATGGGAACTGTCtgcactttctgctcaattttgatatgaacctaaaactcctcttaaaaaataaagtctgtttaaaaaaaacagaaaaaaaggaataaataaaagtaaacaaatcccactacactttaaatattttgatatacgctttgtttaacattttggtatataaTCTTCTGAgcctgagaaattatttttttaaagcttctactCCATAAACGTTTCAAAATCATTGTCTTCCTTTCCCTTGATGTGAGTGAATATTTCCTTATGAATAGGTTTGAAGAAGGAAATCTGTTCCTTGCTTTGCAAGACGTTTCTAAAGCGGTTTTTCTCAAACTGCAAAGCGTGTACCTATCACTAGGATTTCACTGAATGCATCTTCTGATTAGGCAGGTCTGGGTTGgggcctgaaattctgcatttctaacgagtTCCCTCCTCTTCGGTCTGCATACTACGCCTTGTGCACCCAAGTTCTAGAGCTTAAATTGAACCATTTTCCTATTTTGGAAGAGTCACTTGACACTCTCCCTGTGCAGTGTTTTTGTATTCCCTGAAATACAAACTGCTTCCGGTGGTCGTTTTGATATCTCAAGTCTTACCGTCTCAGGCGGAGGAAAATCAAACTTGCTGCGGCGTAGGACTAGGGAGGAAAACTAGGACAGGAGGCGCAGGAGGCGGAACCTAAAGTGAGAGGGCAACAGGTACCGAAGACGCGGGGGAGGGATTTCAAAACTGGACGAAAGCCGGTTAGGTTTACGGGGCGGACCGGAAGGACTCTAGAGAAGTCTCCGCACCATGGCGGGCCCTGTTACCTTGCGAGAGCTTCTAATGGGAGCTTCAGCCTGGAGCGGCCCTGAAAGTCCCGAGGGGTCCTCTACAGAGGGCGGAGGGAGCGCGGCTGGCGGACCGGAGCCTCCTTGGCGAGAGGATGAGATTTGCGTGGTGGGAATCTTCGGCAAGACGGCTCTGCGACTGAATTCCGAGAAGTTCTCACTTGTGAACACCGTGTGCGACCGACAGGTCTTTCCCCTCTTTCGCCACCAAGATCCTGGGGACCCAGGACCTGGAGTCAGGAACGAGGCTGGCGCCGTTGGGGAAGCTGGTGGAGCCGGggaccctggggctggggccgAGGATCCAGTTAGGGGAGGTGTAGCCGCTGCGGAAGATAGCCGAAGTGAGCCAGGCTCCCAGGACTACAGCCTTCTGCAGGCCTATTACAGTCAGGAAAGCAAAGTTCTATATCTTCTTCTCACTTCTATCTGTGACAATTCCCAACTTCTGCGGGCTTGTCGGGCTCTTCAGAGCGGGGAAGCTGGAGGTGGCCTCTCCTTACCTCATGCAGAAGCGCACGAGTTCTGGAAGCATCAAGAGAAGCTGCAGTGCCTCAGTCTCCTTTACCTGTTCTCCGTCTGTCACATCCTGCTTCTGGTCCATCCCACTTGTTCCTTTGACATCACTTATGACCGAGTATTCAGAGCCTTGGATGGACTGAGACAGAAAGTACTGCCCCTCCTCAAAACAGCCATTAAGGATTGTCCAGTTGGCAAAGACTGGAAACTTAACTGTCGACCTTGCCCACCTagactcctttttctcttccaactcAATGGAGCCCTCAAAGTGGAACCTCCTCGGAACCAAGACCCAGCTCATCCAGACAAGCCCAAGAAGCATTCTCCCAAAAGGAGACTGCAGCATGCCCTAGAGGACCAGATCTATAGAATCTTTCGGAAGAGTCGTGTCTTGACTAATCAGAGTATCAACTGCCTCTTTACTGTGCCTGCCAACCAGGCTTTTGTGTACATAGTTCCTGGAAGCCAGGAGGAGGACCCAGTAGGCATGTTGCTGGACCAACTTAGGAGTCATTGTACCGTGAAGGACTCGGAATCTTTGCTAGTGCCTGCTCCCCTTTCTGGGCCCAGGCGATACCAAGTGATGAGGCAGCACAGTCGACAACAGCTTTCCTTCCACAGTGACAGCAGCACTTCCAGTTCTTCAGGACAGCTAGTGGATTTCACTCTTCGGGAATTCCTATGGCAGCATGTGGAGCTAGTCCTAAGCAAGAAAGGTTTTGATGACAGTGTGGGCAGGAACCCACAGCCTTCCCATTTTGAACTTCCCACTTATCAGAAGTGGATCTCAGCAGCTTCAAAACTGTATGAAGTAGCTATTGATGGGAAAGAGGAGGACCTGAGTTCTCCCACTGGGGAGCTAACATCTAAGATTTTAAGCAGTATTAAAGTCTTGGAAGGGTTTTTGGATATTGACACCAAATTCTCAGAAAACCGATGCCAAAAAGCTTTACCCATGGCCCATAGTGCCTATCAGTCAAATTTGCCTCATAATTACACAATGACTGTACATAAGAATCAGCTTGCCCAGGCTCTTCGAGTGTACAGTCAACATGCTAGGGGTCCAGCCTTTCACAAATACGCCATGCAGTTACACGAGGACTGCTACAAGTTTTGGAGCAATGGTCATCAGCTCTGTGAGGAGAGGAGTTTAACTGATCAACATTGTGTACATAAATTTCATTCATTACCTAAATCAGGTAGCTAAgatttttcatcattttgaaaTCAAAACTTTGAGCTGTGTTTTCACTCTTATTTTAAGAGAGTTTGTTTACTATgtattggtattttaaaaagagagtctTACAGAAATGTACGTGCATCagatttaaattttctctctttctactgtaaaaagaaaataccagTTATGACtactaattattttcttttatttaaagaatgaacCTTAGGCGATTAGTAAATGAGAACTATTAAATAATACAAAGTTTCAgaaatttcacattaaaatttttatcttggaGTTTTTGTTGAActaaaatgaatataatgaaGTGTAAGTCCACCGTGATGATGATAAAATCTACTTAGAAACCCTAAAACTTtagattaaaaatgtattatttatgtatttctactCATTTTTTCTGTTATGTGTGTTTAGTCAAGGTTTTTGTGTTTCTGgtggattttttccttcttatttccaAAGAACTCTTTGGAGAAATTTGGGCGTTAGATGCTCTAGAATGCAGAATAAACTTGACTCTGTATTGTGTGTGTGAAATTAATAATAACTGTTATATTTTCCAGGAGAGAAGCCAGAGGCTGATAGAAATCCTCCTGTGCTATATCACAATAGCCGAGCTCGATCCACTGGGGCCTGTAACTGTGGAAGGAAACAAGCACCTCGAGATGATCCCTTTGATATCAAGGCAGCTAACTATGACTTTTATCAGGTAGACTCtgaatttttacttcttcctcttcttttttttttttgctaactaCCATTTgagtaaaaatacatattttcagcaggaaaatatctggaaaagtAAAGGACTGTAGTGCGATATGTAAGCAAGGGAAAGTCCTTTATCTGTACTTACTTGCTTGGCCATTAATTGTTGATCTTGCTTTTTAGAGTGAAGaatgtgttattttaaatgaaaagctcacaagattatttacttatttatttttcttcctgtatagcttctggaagaaaaatgtTGTGGAAAATTGGATCATATCAATTTCCCTGTATTTGAACCAAGTACTCCAGATCCTGCTCCTGCCAAAAATGAAtcctctcctgcccctgcagATGCAGATGCtgataaacttaaagaaaaagaacctcaaacccaaggagagagcacaagCCTCAGTTTAGCTTTGAGTTTAGGTCAATCCACAGATAGTTTAGGTACCTATCCAGCTGACCCACAAGCAGGAGGAGATAATCCCGAAGTTCATGGTCAGGGAGAAGTAAAAACTGAGAAGAGACCAAACTTGGTTGATCGACAGGCATCTACAGTTGAGTATCTCCCAGGCATGCTACATTCAAATTGCCCTAAAGGTCTCCTACCCAAATTCTCCAGCTGGTCTTTGGTTAAACTAGGTCCTGCTAAGTCTTATAACTTTCATACAGGTTTGGACCAACAGGGCTTCATTCCAGGAACAAACTATCTTATGCCTTGGGACATTGTCATCAGGACTAGAGCTGAAGATGAAGGAGACTTGGACACAAATTCTTGGCCTGCTCCAAATAAAGCTGTCCCTGGAAAGAGAAGTGCAGTTGTAATGGGAAGAGGAAGACGGCGAGATGACATAGCCCGAGCGTTTGTGGGCTTTGAATATGAAGACTCTCGAGGTCGGAGATTTATGTGCTCCGGACCTGACAAAGTAATGAAAGTAATGGGAAGTGGGCCAAAGGAGTCAGCTTTAAAAGCCCTGAACAGTGATATGCCCTTATATATTCTGTCATCATCTCAGGGTAGAGGGCTGAAACCACATTATGCTCAACTTATGAGGCTTTTTGTTGTGGTTCCTGATGCTCCTTTGCAGATAATACTCATGCCTCAGGTAAGAAATACAACCCTTTCcattctcaaacaaacaaaaaatgctgATGcttgttttgattgtttttttaaagtacaggATAATATCAAgctaattatttcattaaacaggtcttaattttatactttttatacctaatattctgtttcttgaaaaataaattgtggatGCGTTAATCAGTTCACATCATAATTGACATCATTGGTTCAGAGGCAGAACTTGAAGTCAAAAATCTGTAGAA
The sequence above is drawn from the Equus przewalskii isolate Varuska chromosome 10, EquPr2, whole genome shotgun sequence genome and encodes:
- the SMG8 gene encoding nonsense-mediated mRNA decay factor SMG8, which codes for MAGPVTLRELLMGASAWSGPESPEGSSTEGGGSAAGGPEPPWREDEICVVGIFGKTALRLNSEKFSLVNTVCDRQVFPLFRHQDPGDPGPGVRNEAGAVGEAGGAGDPGAGAEDPVRGGVAAAEDSRSEPGSQDYSLLQAYYSQESKVLYLLLTSICDNSQLLRACRALQSGEAGGGLSLPHAEAHEFWKHQEKLQCLSLLYLFSVCHILLLVHPTCSFDITYDRVFRALDGLRQKVLPLLKTAIKDCPVGKDWKLNCRPCPPRLLFLFQLNGALKVEPPRNQDPAHPDKPKKHSPKRRLQHALEDQIYRIFRKSRVLTNQSINCLFTVPANQAFVYIVPGSQEEDPVGMLLDQLRSHCTVKDSESLLVPAPLSGPRRYQVMRQHSRQQLSFHSDSSTSSSSGQLVDFTLREFLWQHVELVLSKKGFDDSVGRNPQPSHFELPTYQKWISAASKLYEVAIDGKEEDLSSPTGELTSKILSSIKVLEGFLDIDTKFSENRCQKALPMAHSAYQSNLPHNYTMTVHKNQLAQALRVYSQHARGPAFHKYAMQLHEDCYKFWSNGHQLCEERSLTDQHCVHKFHSLPKSGEKPEADRNPPVLYHNSRARSTGACNCGRKQAPRDDPFDIKAANYDFYQLLEEKCCGKLDHINFPVFEPSTPDPAPAKNESSPAPADADADKLKEKEPQTQGESTSLSLALSLGQSTDSLGTYPADPQAGGDNPEVHGQGEVKTEKRPNLVDRQASTVEYLPGMLHSNCPKGLLPKFSSWSLVKLGPAKSYNFHTGLDQQGFIPGTNYLMPWDIVIRTRAEDEGDLDTNSWPAPNKAVPGKRSAVVMGRGRRRDDIARAFVGFEYEDSRGRRFMCSGPDKVMKVMGSGPKESALKALNSDMPLYILSSSQGRGLKPHYAQLMRLFVVVPDAPLQIILMPQVQPGPPPCPVFYPEKQEITLPPDGLWVLRFPYAYVTERGPCFPPKENVQLMSYKVLRGVLKAVTQ